aaaaggaTTGGATCGGTTATGAAACTCAGAATTGTCTTTAATATAGAATTGATATAATTTGGAGTTGTGCCCCGAGTCTCTTGAAGGCTATAGAACATCTATTTAAATATGCCTCGATAAAGAATGGAGTCCAGTTCAGTTCATTAAACATAGTTAATGTGTGTGTTGTTCTTTTGGCGTCCAATATAATGCGCGCAGCTCTCTTCTGCATCCATAAGCCTCTGTCTAGCAATTCCTTGCTACAAGATGACCAAATTGGACTGAGGTACAACATAACTGACTTTATAACAGCGACataaaaaattaacttgtgCTTTTGTTTAAGTCCAAGTCGTTTTGACAGTATTTTACATAATTCATCGATGTGTGCTTAAAAACGTAGATCTTTATCAATGATTTAacccaataattattttatgatGCGATAACTGGTCGATATTTGTGCCGTCAAGGCATAGACTTAAGCTTTTTGTTTCCTCACTAAGCTCATGTTGAATCCTTCTTCCCGTAACAAGTAACCCTGTAGTCTTCTCGATTTTGATGTACATTTTGGTTTCCGTTGACCATTTCTCAACATTTTAAAGGTCACTAGAAAGAGCTTGAGTTAAGGAAGTGATATTACATGTATTCCAGTTTGCACTCAAGGGCAGGGTGGTACCGTCGGCATATATATCAATAGTGGAGTTGTTCAAATGTTGAGGCATATTCACAAATAGGAGAAATAGAACTGGAACTGCGGTACCCCTTGCCTGACAGGTTTCGGCTCATATGTCATATGCCCCAGTTTTACAAACTGTCTTCGCTCCTCCAGATACAATCGAAACTAAGCCACGCTATCTGAACTGACGCCGTACACTGATAATAGGccgtttccgagttcatgtctacctcctcttcacgGCGAGCCttagtgcgaagtttttgttatgacaattaagtttcattcatatgtaaagtataactaattaccatcacaaaaatttcgcatttagactcgctttgaagaggaggcagatatgaactcggaaatggcctatttctttAGCTTTTTGCGTTGTTTGTTCATGCACCTGCGGCAGTGCATGCGTGGAGCCAGCCTATGCAGTCAGCGGTCTTTTGTTGTCCACATGTGCGTCTTGTTTGTTGTAGCACCATTCTACGTTCGAGCATAGTCAATTCTGGGTTgttcctctcccctccccccgcTTCCCCTCTCCTTTTTTCCACTGTATATATACTGTATCAGTGCGACGGGTGGCCTTCTTCCCTTCTGCGTGGGAGCTCGTGGCTGGGTTGCCAGGATTTGCCAGCCATGGCAGCAGTCTCAACTACTCGGAGCTgcctgccaatagtggaagctcctggATATCGGGGCACTCAACCTCCATTTAGCGATGCCGTTTTTAATCCTATTTTACTGTTTTAGATTACATTCCCCGTCACTTCAACCCCACCCTCCTTAAACACTATCATTTCACATTTCTGAAATTCTAGTCTAATTTTCATCTCCTCAATATGTTTCTCCCAGTAATTTACATTGTAGGttgacttttttgaaaaaaataaaaccattcCAGTTTCTTACGTGTTGAGGACAAATCGAGCAAAGCGAAAAGCGCTAGACATTCTTTTATCATTTTTCATCTTGTAGGTTCCAATTTTCCTGCTCTTTCCCTTGCGTAACGTTGCATTTTAATTGCCTAATGCGTTTCAATGTCTGTACCTGATAGTTGTTGTACCGATACTCGAAGAAAGAAGCTAAATATTCTGGAGCCGAAATAACGTAGATTtcattttagtggtgtactacatttcggctggccaaaccacccttcttcaggtacaatgagagttgtACCTGACTGTCATTGTACTTAACTctcattagggccgtttatacgagagaaaataagcttactctggccgcggcgtacatgatacgcgaaaggaactatttacaCGAGtgtaaactcccaggccaggataagccgcggcttgttgagaaagccgtgaacgtagattttgtaccatttatacggggctgtttgcgtcttatgtaagccgcggcttattttctctcttataaaacggccctattgtacctaaagaaggctggtttggccagccgaaatacaGTACACcattaaaatcaaatctacgttgtattggctcttgctcaaaatatgtAGCTGCTCAACTTGTAactacgccgatcagatcaagccactgatccaacgtacacagGAAGATTGTCTACGGTTACTTCTTCAAaactttgaaactgaaaaaaaaagtgattttggCGCGTTATATGTATGGGTTTAACATTGAAACTTTTAACCGAAAGCTTTAACGAAGTTAGGTTTTTCTCGGGCAAGATTActttgcaggggcacccaacgagaatatagttcaaaaccacttaaacatagcattgttaaacgaaTTTTGGTATTAAAATGGTAGAAGTTAaaagtttttcatctgttcggacttcctagctgaaagtctagtgaccCGAAACctttagggatcaaaacttaccttttcgaaaatttcagccagaaaaaaacgCTCCCGAAACTTCTAGGTGacaatgggcaattataccgttttttagatgttcgaaaatcctaggacaggcaggcaagcaaaaaGTTGTACAACAAATGTCCCGAAAACTCTAGATCTCAAGTTGTCTTCCGCACagatatttttagaaaattgacgttgggtgctcctgacTTTGGGTCGTGTTTAGGAGAACTGAGGTCACAACAACAACGAACGAGCTGCGACACTTGTAACCCGATTTTTGGGTGCATACATCGAAACAGCGCCATACATCGAGACCTAAAAGAGCAATATCCCAGTAAGTCCAATAATTTGCTGGTGGCAGTGACCACGACATTTATGGCCATAGACGCCTGTCTTTACTTCCATTTCCATGTAAAAAAACGAATTGCCTTTTTCAGGGGACTGTAActtcggcattgtcgcgaatATGAAATAAGATCAGTATTTTTATGCTATCTTTTACCTGTCCCAAACCAACCTTCAGGCAAGCATTTTGCTTTTTAAAAGGGTGTGGTGTATGGTACCCTCACCAGATGGTGCAAACTTTCGAACTGGTTTATGATGTATATTAAGGCCAAGACTGTGAAGAAAAAGAGATTTAACTGGTGTAATCAGTACTAGTCGACTTATGGAAATCATTTATTCTTTTCAACGACAATTTCCTCTCTCACGTAATGTCTCTTTACAATAAAGTGAGGGACACCTTTCTACTTTTCGACGGTCGCTCTATGATTTTCCTACAAGGCCAAGGGGGATTTTGAGAATATGACAGGAACTTGCTGCCATTTATGACTCCTTGGCTGTTAACACGCGGAAAAGAACGCGTTAAAAGTGTCATCCCAAAACCTGCCTCGTTGGTTTACACGAAAGTTCCACTGTTCGTAAGACTCACTCATAACACCAAAGCCCACTGCTGAACGATTGCCGCTTCCTTCATTCATTTCTAAGTAAGGGCTCGCCGGACGGGTTACAGTGCACAAGCGCTTACGATTCACATGCATAAGCGACTCAAGCCCAACCAGGCCTCAAGAGCCTGACCGAGGTGAGTATAAGAAGGCTTTCCTTGGCATTGCATACACTTAAACGACAGGctggaagcatggttagcgctaaccgttgttaaataccatggaaaccaataggttttgatatctgttaaccaacggttagcactaaccaggcttcgagcaaccggacCCTGGTGttcatgctaattagtattcTTTACCTTCAATAGCTCGGCTTATGTTTGAGTCGCTCAGAATGAGTAGGCCTATGTGGGGCGGATTTGACCCAGACTCTATCGGACAACGGGGAGTTGTTTTATTAGGTCATTTTGTGATTTAGAGGAAGTGCGAGAAGCTTGGAACTTTAACTCTCCTATGCAAactgaaaatttcaatgaaactaTAGTGGTTGCTTTAAATTTGGAAAATCAGACCTTCTAGGGACTGCACATGTTTTAATGAGCTGCCAAAAGTCGTTATTACTGGTGCTGATCGGCAAAATCATGATGATATATAGGAAGAGAGACCAGTTAAATGTTAGATTAAAGATTGAACAGAAACAAGAGTTTATCGTTTCGACGAAAGAGTGGTGCGCACTTCAAAAGCAAGCAGACGCGTGAATAAAGGGGGGTGGTTCTTAACTAACGAACTGTTACTATGGACCCCTTAAAATATTCATTTCTCttgtgtgttctatttaacgtGTCTTAGTCTGGttccacaaacaaacaaatttggtAAATGACGTAACCAAAACAGAACATGcttaaaaactcagcgagttaattGTTTTTCACAAGTTCTTAACGCAATAGTacgagaacattctaacacaaaaatCTGTAggatggattttaaaagaaattatttctccaAAAAATTTTGGCGTCATAAGGCCCTTCTTTGATTCACTTTTCAAACTGTCAGttccatttttgtccaaataaaAACTCTATGCTACACTTCGCGAAAAATGATGGGCGTTTCTCATCTGGTGAAAAAaccgcctcttcctttcgtttccttaGAGCTTTTAGGTGTTTTTCACTGCATGAAACGCACGACAGAGGACTTGGGCTACttacttcatagaaccatccatgcgAACTTTTTGATAGGACGTTGTGACTACAAGGCCCCTTAGAAACCATTATCTTTCTGTATTTAAGTGTCACTTAATGTAACATTGACTTACATTATATGAGATAGACAATGCATTTTTTAACGTATCTATGAATGCCTCCGAAAGACCTTGTAACTATCCATTGCAGCATTTTGGATCGACACAAACTATAAAGGGAATAAACAAGGATAAGATCAAATCGTGTAAAATGGCACTTCGGCCAGCCACACAAGCGTAGAGCTGTAGACCGTTACACGGCATTTCAGTGGTTTTCAAAACTCAATAATTTGACAAAACTGAAAACAGTGTTTGAATCCTCTCAATTCTGGTCTTACACAAAGCTCCCAGAGAAAGTCATCCATAAATGGCCCGTATGGTTTATCTTTGTCCTGGTGgaacaaattatttaattaacgAAATCAATAATCCGTGATACCTAGTGGTTTAATGTCCGTAATGCATCTTGGTGTTGGGGAATGAGAAACAGATCTTCTTGGCCACCGGAATTCGGAATTCCTAGTACAAAGACGATAGCATTTAAATACCCTCAAATCATCCCAACATGTCTACTTTGACGTCGTTCTATGATACTGTTGGAGTTAATAACTGTATGCACAAGAGTAAATCGCGACTAAGATATCCGGGCTGTCTCATGGAGAGTTTTGGAAACAGACGTATAAGACGTAATACACtcctttttataagaacgtatAATTTTGTGGTGGAGGCCGAACGTTTCGGTATTTTTTTGTTCGCTGAATTTGAGCTCGAAAACGTTCTTAACGTTATGAATTATATTAAattcgactacaaactgagtGGCTCTTCCATGTATCATCCAATAAACACATTGCTAATGTTAAGAAAAACGTCCTTAAGTATTTGAGACCTGCAAAACTACATGCAGTTTTACATATCTTTTACCTTTGTTAAGAATGTAATTAATCTCAGCCTGAACGTTCttacaaaaaagagtgtactaAATGATAATTCAGTCGACTGGTGTAGCTGTTTGATACTGTAGAGGCAAAATGGCAAGAAAGTTATCCGTTACAGCATCGTAGCTGCCACCTCTCCACTGTCGCCACATCTTCTCGTCAAGGTACGATTGAAGATCCTCTCGACGAATCCCTTTCCTTCTGTTCCGGCCAAGTTTCAACTGACTCCAGGCAGACTCCGCTTCTTGGGTGTGCACACTTGTCCTTGGGTCTACGAAATTGTGAGCATGAACTACAACCTGATGCACTGCCACGTTGGGTAAGGCAGCCAATCGAGTGTAAGCAGCCCAATCGTCTGTATGAACTTCCGTTCCGGGTAGAAGGCAGCGCTGTATAATAGGTAAAAGAGTGGCTGCATCTCTTCTATCTACCACTTGAAAATAGCCCTTGGCCGGACTTTGCTCTAGGGACACTATTCCGAATACCCATGCGTCACGGGCAGCCCTTCTCCCTCTGTGGTACTGCAACAGTTGATAAATTCCGTATGGTTAGCAAGGGTACCAGTAGAGCCACCTTCGTTCCTTCCCTTCGTTTTGTGGTGGCCCCACCACAAAAAGTAAGGAATTGGCCTGGGAATTGGCCTGGGAAGCAAGTTAGGAAATTCAagtgtgaataataataataatcatcatcatcatcatctggtTAATTTACCTTCGCTTTATGATTAAATTTGCTTTCGTCGCACTTAGCCACAGTTCCAGGGCCTCCGAAAGGAATAAATGGTCTACTCATGATGTCGAGGGAACAAACATCTTGTAGGCGTCTAACTATTTTCGATACCAAGCTCGCGTTTATTTCCAGAGCGCGAGTAATTCTTTGTTGGGGGTCATCTTGTGTAAAGTAAAAGATGGCAAGGAGTAGGGTGGATAACGACACTTTGGGAAATTCTGCAAAAAAGGTGTTTGTCCTTAAGCCTCTTTTTTTGAACATCCACCGCATCGCCTAATGAGAAAAACGTTCCATTAGTAAGGATATCAGATATATTTGCTGCAAGACCTGACACAACCCTGGGAACGTGGTTGGACCTGACAGCACGTCTTTGCGGGTGCATATGTCAAAAAGAGATTTCTATTGTACCTTGAGTTTATCCGACGACCATTTATGTATTTTTCTCGATAGAAATTAATTTAAACGTTACTTTTATTGGTTGGGTTGGTATAATTACATGGTGGCCATTTCTTTGAACGTTAAGTTTAATTTGAACGGAAATCGTGCATGTTTTATCTAgtaaggggtggcgaatggtaaaatctGAGACTCGCAGAGACGCCGAGATCCTAGTTAAAAATGCGAACCCGAGACTCCTTGGTAAAAAGCTTCGAGATTCAAAAGGGTAAAAACAAACCATGCAAAACGCTTTCGAGATTTCGAGATCCTGGTAAAATTTTCCGATACCCGCGTTTTTCGAGGTATCATTCGTCACCCCTCTAAtagcaataaaattattgagctgttttcttttttgtcacaATACTACCATTAACTCGCCCTACTTATTTGCAAATTAAGCCAAGTCGCCGTTGCAACGATATTGCGATCAGGCATTTAGAAACGCGTTggtagattttaaaaaaaaaaaaattaaaatgaaactaAATATTGCCATATTGCATCAACCGACTAAGTACTCCCTATAAAAAAAGTGCAAAAAGATATTATCAATGCAGGTAAAAAAGTATTCCCCACTTACCACTGGAATCCATCGACATGCGTATCGTTTCTTTCAATTAGTTCCATGCCTTGATTGCAAGGAGCACAAAGGAGCGGATTTGCAAGTAAATCACGCCTTTGGAGCCATTGAATAAGGACGGATCGCGGTCCTTGGCCTAAAGCGATGAGCTCGTTTAAATTCATGTTGCAATTGATTACATTCACAATGAAAATTACCTCGTGGAAAGTCAGCAAACATTGAAGGATGTAAGACCGGAACCAAACCCTTCACACCTTTGTATTATTGCAAGCATCGGTTTTACTTAATCAGTTACTGCAAATCAAGTGAGAACAAAAGAGATTAATTGTTCTGGTAATTTTCGCAGTCCGTCAAGCCGCtgtcaataaaaacaaaagggttctgttttcttgaaacagaCATCTCTGCTTACTTTTTTGAGTTGGGTAAAGTTCTCGCGTCCGTGGATTCTAAAAACTTCAGTGAATTGTATGAATCTTGACATGTCTCAAACAACACCTGAGCCAGCATT
The genomic region above belongs to Montipora capricornis isolate CH-2021 chromosome 8, ASM3666992v2, whole genome shotgun sequence and contains:
- the LOC138013772 gene encoding uncharacterized protein, translated to MRWMFKKRGLRTNTFFAEFPKVSLSTLLLAIFYFTQDDPQQRITRALEINASLVSKIVRRLQDVCSLDIMSRPFIPFGGPGTVAKCDESKFNHKAKYHRGRRAARDAWVFGIVSLEQSPAKGYFQVVDRRDAATLLPIIQRCLLPGTEVHTDDWAAYTRLAALPNVAVHQVVVHAHNFVDPRTSVHTQEAESAWSQLKLGRNRRKGIRREDLQSYLDEKMWRQWRGGSYDAVTDNFLAILPLQYQTATPVD